A window of the Oscillospiraceae bacterium NTUH-002-81 genome harbors these coding sequences:
- a CDS encoding RsmB/NOP family class I SAM-dependent RNA methyltransferase yields MKRLLGEEYEAFLASYRETPRAGLRLNTRRETAEDFPEKLPFSLSRVPWISNGYYYGEGDSPAKHPYYYAGLYYLQEPSAMTPASLLPVEPGDRVLDLCAAPGGKATELGAKLQGQGCLFANDISNSRAKALLKNLELFGIGNCMVTSETPERLAEVYPGYFDKILIDAPCSGEGMFRKDPGMVKSYAEKGPSYYADLQRTILTQVVKMLRPGGMLLYSTCTFSPLENEASIQFLLDLDPTLRVVPVASYEGFAPGRPDWIESGDPSLAGCVRIWPHRMEGEGHFAALLQKEDSMMTMSCRMEEANCAGKELPFVGGRCKGGNKKQASSGKGGREKRGNSPSGGGGFSVCHRPSAGRKPCRGYGDGKREPRVCAPGGHPGSARHSLSAYRTVSGRYRKEGAV; encoded by the coding sequence ATGAAACGCCTGCTGGGCGAGGAATATGAAGCATTTCTGGCTTCCTACCGGGAGACACCCCGGGCGGGCCTGCGGCTGAATACCCGAAGAGAGACGGCAGAGGATTTCCCGGAGAAGCTGCCTTTTTCCCTGTCCCGGGTACCCTGGATCTCCAACGGGTACTATTACGGGGAAGGGGACAGTCCGGCCAAGCATCCCTACTATTATGCGGGGCTTTACTATCTGCAGGAGCCCAGTGCCATGACGCCTGCCAGCCTCCTTCCGGTGGAACCGGGGGACCGGGTGCTGGATCTGTGTGCGGCGCCCGGCGGCAAAGCCACGGAGCTTGGAGCAAAATTACAGGGACAGGGCTGCCTCTTTGCCAACGATATCAGTAATTCCCGGGCGAAAGCGCTGCTGAAAAATCTGGAGCTGTTCGGCATCGGCAACTGCATGGTGACCAGCGAGACACCGGAACGGCTGGCAGAGGTGTACCCCGGCTATTTTGACAAGATCCTCATTGATGCCCCCTGTTCCGGGGAGGGGATGTTCCGCAAAGACCCCGGTATGGTGAAAAGCTATGCAGAAAAGGGGCCGTCTTACTACGCTGACTTGCAGAGAACCATTCTGACCCAGGTGGTGAAAATGCTGCGGCCCGGCGGGATGCTGCTGTATTCCACCTGTACGTTTTCGCCGCTGGAGAATGAAGCATCTATCCAGTTCCTGCTGGATCTGGATCCCACGCTGCGTGTCGTTCCCGTTGCTTCCTATGAGGGATTCGCTCCCGGGCGGCCGGACTGGATCGAGAGCGGAGATCCTTCTCTGGCTGGCTGTGTGCGCATCTGGCCCCACCGAATGGAAGGGGAAGGGCATTTTGCTGCATTATTGCAAAAAGAGGACAGTATGATGACAATGTCCTGTCGGATGGAAGAAGCAAATTGTGCAGGGAAAGAATTACCTTTTGTTGGCGGTAGATGCAAAGGCGGTAATAAGAAACAGGCATCCTCCGGCAAAGGGGGCAGAGAGAAGCGGGGGAACTCTCCCTCAGGAGGCGGCGGATTTTCTGTCTGCCATCGGCCATCCGCTGGCAGAAAACCTTGCCGAGGGTACGGTGATGGTAAAAGAGAACCGCGTGTATGTGCTCCCGGCGGGCATCCAGGCAGCGCCCGGCATTCGCTATCTGCGTACCGGACTGTATCTGGGCGATATCGGAAAGAAGGGGCAGTTTGA
- the hisB gene encoding imidazoleglycerol-phosphate dehydratase HisB, which yields MMQNNDTTSSRTAEITRATAETDIRLTLSLDGTGKADIHTGIGFFDHMLDGFSRHGLFDLTVHAEGDLQVDSHHTIEDTGIVLGQAIGAAVGDKKGIRRFGSAILPMDETLVLCAVDLSGRPYLQMDTQFTVDRLGDMDTEMVREFFYAISYAAGMNLHFKMLTSGNNHHMAEAMFKAFAKALDAAVAYDPRISDVLSTKGSL from the coding sequence ATGATGCAAAATAACGATACCACCAGTTCCAGAACGGCTGAGATCACCCGGGCAACGGCGGAGACCGACATCCGCCTGACATTGTCTTTGGACGGTACCGGAAAAGCAGACATCCACACCGGTATCGGCTTCTTCGACCACATGCTGGACGGATTTTCCCGCCACGGCCTCTTTGACCTGACGGTACACGCCGAGGGCGATCTGCAGGTGGACAGTCATCACACCATTGAGGACACCGGCATTGTGCTGGGCCAGGCCATCGGTGCAGCGGTGGGGGATAAGAAGGGCATCCGCCGGTTTGGCAGTGCCATCCTTCCCATGGACGAGACACTGGTGCTCTGCGCCGTGGATCTGTCCGGGCGGCCCTATCTGCAGATGGATACCCAGTTTACGGTAGACCGGCTGGGAGACATGGACACCGAAATGGTGCGGGAGTTTTTCTATGCGATTTCCTATGCGGCGGGCATGAACCTGCATTTTAAAATGCTGACGTCGGGCAATAATCATCATATGGCAGAAGCTATGTTCAAAGCCTTTGCCAAGGCACTGGACGCCGCTGTGGCTTATGATCCGCGGATCAGCGATGTGCTATCTACAAAGGGGAGTTTATAA
- a CDS encoding YgiQ family radical SAM protein, which translates to MNKDFLPMTREELSARGCEQPDFVYISGDAYVDHPSFGPALLCRLLEARGYTVGLICQPDWKNPESIQTFGEPRLGFLISSGNMDSMVNHYTVAGKRRSTDAYTPGGKIGKRPDHAVIVYSNLVRRVYRHAAIIIGGIEASLRRMGHYDYWANQVKRSILLDSGADLISYGMGEHSLLEIAEGLAAGISVSDLTYIRGTVFKTRDRSLLDPDGIELPPFEEIKADKKTYARSFYIQYCNTDPYAGYQLVECYDGATCVVQNPAALPLTEEEMDELYRLPYTRRWHPSYDKDGGIPAYSEVKFSLVSSRGCFGGCNFCALTFHQGRIIQARSQESLVEEATNFTKEPDFKGYIHDVGGPTADFRHPSCAKQAEHGVCPNRQCLFPKPCPNLNADHTDYIQLLQKLRNIPKVKKVFIRSGIRFDYVLADRKTDFLEELCKYHVSGQLKVAPEHVSDQVLSYMGKPAHEVFMKFSREYAKTNERLGLKQYMVPYLMSSHPGCTLKDAVRLAEYLRDIHYMPEQVQDFYPTPATISTCMYYTGLDPRTMEPVYVPKDPHEKAMQRALMQYRRPQNRALVEEALRKAGRTDLIGFGPECLIRPEHGAEKNAGQSSQNRPKSGRNTREQQMPSAADRKSRTQQQQTRSAESHKKKTIRSVHAKKKK; encoded by the coding sequence ATGAACAAAGACTTTTTGCCGATGACACGGGAAGAACTGTCGGCACGCGGCTGTGAACAGCCGGATTTTGTATATATCAGCGGAGACGCCTATGTGGATCATCCCTCCTTCGGCCCGGCGCTTTTGTGCCGCCTGCTGGAGGCCAGGGGCTACACGGTGGGGCTGATCTGCCAGCCGGACTGGAAGAACCCGGAGAGCATTCAGACCTTTGGGGAACCGCGCCTGGGATTCCTCATCAGCAGCGGCAATATGGATTCCATGGTCAATCACTATACGGTGGCAGGAAAACGCCGGAGCACGGATGCCTATACGCCGGGCGGCAAGATCGGCAAACGGCCGGATCATGCAGTCATTGTGTACAGCAATCTGGTGCGCCGGGTATATCGCCATGCGGCCATTATCATCGGCGGCATCGAGGCTTCCCTTCGCCGGATGGGCCATTATGACTACTGGGCCAATCAGGTGAAGCGATCCATTTTGCTGGATTCCGGTGCCGACCTTATTTCCTACGGCATGGGAGAGCACTCCCTGCTGGAGATCGCGGAAGGGCTGGCGGCAGGCATTTCTGTGTCAGATCTGACCTACATCCGTGGCACGGTGTTCAAAACAAGAGACCGGAGCCTGCTGGATCCGGATGGCATCGAGCTGCCCCCGTTTGAAGAGATCAAGGCGGACAAGAAAACTTATGCCCGCAGTTTTTATATCCAGTACTGCAACACAGACCCTTATGCCGGCTATCAGCTGGTGGAATGCTACGACGGCGCCACCTGCGTGGTGCAGAATCCGGCGGCACTTCCCCTGACCGAGGAGGAAATGGACGAGCTGTACCGGCTGCCTTATACGAGACGGTGGCACCCTTCCTATGATAAGGATGGCGGCATTCCGGCTTATTCCGAGGTGAAGTTTTCCCTGGTCAGCAGCCGGGGCTGCTTTGGCGGCTGTAATTTCTGCGCGCTCACCTTCCATCAGGGCCGGATTATCCAGGCCCGTAGCCAGGAATCCCTAGTGGAAGAGGCCACGAATTTTACAAAAGAACCGGATTTCAAGGGCTATATTCATGATGTGGGCGGCCCCACGGCGGATTTCCGTCATCCGTCCTGCGCAAAACAGGCGGAACACGGCGTGTGTCCCAACCGGCAGTGCTTGTTTCCCAAACCCTGTCCGAACCTGAATGCGGATCACACGGATTATATTCAGCTGCTGCAAAAGCTGCGGAATATTCCAAAGGTGAAGAAGGTGTTTATCCGCTCCGGCATCCGTTTTGATTACGTGCTGGCGGATCGGAAGACAGATTTTCTGGAAGAGCTGTGCAAATACCACGTCAGCGGGCAGTTAAAGGTGGCCCCGGAGCACGTCTCCGATCAGGTGCTTTCCTATATGGGCAAACCGGCCCATGAAGTGTTTATGAAATTTTCCCGGGAATATGCGAAGACCAATGAGCGGCTGGGGCTGAAACAGTACATGGTGCCCTACCTGATGTCCTCCCACCCAGGCTGTACGCTAAAGGATGCGGTACGTCTGGCGGAGTATCTGCGGGACATTCATTACATGCCCGAGCAGGTGCAGGATTTCTATCCCACCCCCGCCACCATTTCCACCTGTATGTATTATACCGGGCTGGATCCACGGACGATGGAACCTGTTTATGTCCCAAAGGATCCCCATGAGAAAGCCATGCAGCGGGCGCTCATGCAGTACCGGCGGCCCCAGAACCGGGCGCTGGTGGAGGAAGCGCTGCGAAAAGCCGGACGGACAGACCTGATCGGATTCGGGCCGGAGTGCCTGATCCGACCCGAACATGGGGCAGAGAAAAATGCAGGTCAGTCTTCGCAGAATCGTCCAAAATCAGGACGAAATACGCGTGAGCAGCAAATGCCGTCTGCAGCTGATCGAAAGTCCCGCACACAACAGCAGCAGACACGCAGCGCAGAGTCCCATAAGAAGAAAACGATCCGCAGCGTGCACGCAAAGAAGAAAAAATAG
- a CDS encoding RsmF rRNA methyltransferase first C-terminal domain-containing protein, which yields MVKENRVYVLPAGIQAAPGIRYLRTGLYLGDIGKKGQFEPSQALAMTLSAAICPCSIDLPVSDDRVIRYLKGETLDVDDLVTPKAKGWQLVCVDGFALGWGKLSGGTLKNKYCTGWRWM from the coding sequence ATGGTAAAAGAGAACCGCGTGTATGTGCTCCCGGCGGGCATCCAGGCAGCGCCCGGCATTCGCTATCTGCGTACCGGACTGTATCTGGGCGATATCGGAAAGAAGGGGCAGTTTGAGCCCTCCCAAGCGCTGGCTATGACCTTGTCTGCGGCCATCTGCCCCTGCAGCATTGATTTGCCCGTTTCGGATGACCGGGTGATCCGTTATCTGAAAGGGGAGACGCTGGACGTGGACGATCTGGTTACCCCGAAGGCTAAGGGCTGGCAGCTGGTGTGTGTGGACGGCTTTGCCCTGGGCTGGGGAAAGCTCTCCGGCGGCACATTAAAGAACAAATACTGTACAGGCTGGAGATGGATGTAA
- a CDS encoding RluA family pseudouridine synthase — translation MIRLFLSDETIAQFRTAPQAAAPEPVPKGLAAAFAASIVYEDAHLLVVNKPAGVLSQKAKPSDSSLVEALVDYLYRKKEVTPESLALYRPSVCNRLDRNTSGLVLAGKTLPALQVLSDVLKDRSVRKEYLCIVAGQLKSPMSLDGYLIKDEAANQVRIHQTPVEGGAYIRTDYTPLAATEDFTLLLVHLITGRSHQIRAHLASIGHPIVGDSKYGKPSVNREMQKRFGVRSQLLHAAIVTFPKLDGEFSYLSGKALTAEPPQDFIRTADGLFASGICESFLKEKGGR, via the coding sequence GTGATCCGCCTCTTCCTTTCCGATGAAACCATTGCCCAGTTTCGGACAGCCCCCCAGGCAGCCGCACCGGAACCGGTGCCCAAAGGGCTGGCTGCCGCCTTTGCCGCCTCCATCGTCTATGAGGACGCCCATCTGCTGGTGGTAAACAAACCGGCAGGGGTACTGTCCCAGAAGGCCAAACCCTCGGACAGCTCCCTGGTGGAGGCGCTGGTGGATTATCTTTACCGAAAAAAAGAGGTGACGCCGGAGAGCCTTGCCCTGTACCGGCCATCGGTGTGCAACCGGCTGGACCGCAACACCAGCGGCCTGGTGCTGGCGGGGAAAACGCTGCCGGCCCTGCAGGTATTGTCTGACGTGCTAAAGGATCGGTCTGTCCGCAAGGAATATCTTTGTATCGTAGCCGGGCAGCTGAAATCCCCCATGTCCCTGGACGGGTATCTCATCAAGGACGAGGCTGCCAATCAGGTGCGCATTCATCAGACGCCTGTGGAGGGCGGGGCCTACATCCGTACCGACTATACGCCGCTGGCAGCGACAGAGGATTTCACCCTGCTGCTGGTGCATCTGATCACCGGGCGCTCCCATCAGATCCGGGCCCATCTGGCCAGCATCGGCCATCCCATTGTGGGGGATAGCAAATACGGGAAGCCTTCGGTGAACCGGGAAATGCAGAAGCGGTTTGGCGTCCGCAGCCAGCTGCTGCATGCAGCCATTGTTACCTTTCCAAAGCTGGATGGAGAGTTTTCTTATCTGTCCGGGAAGGCGCTGACCGCGGAGCCGCCGCAGGATTTTATCCGGACGGCAGACGGTCTTTTTGCCTCAGGGATCTGTGAAAGTTTTCTAAAAGAGAAGGGGGGCCGCTGA
- the hisG gene encoding ATP phosphoribosyltransferase has protein sequence MRYLTIALTKGRLAKKTLEIFEKIGIICEEMKDPDSRKLIFTNEELKLKFFLAKGPDVPTYVEYGAADIGIVGKDTILEEGRRIYEVLDLGFGCCRMCVCGPAEAAELLKHHERIRVATKYPKIAKDYFYNRKHQTVEIIKLNGSIELAPIVGLSEVIVDIVETGSTLRENGLGVLEEVCPLSARMVVNPVSMKMENERISELIGKLREVV, from the coding sequence ATGAGATACCTGACCATTGCGCTGACAAAAGGCCGTCTGGCGAAAAAAACACTGGAGATTTTTGAAAAGATCGGCATCATCTGCGAGGAGATGAAGGATCCCGACTCCCGGAAGCTGATTTTTACCAACGAAGAACTGAAACTGAAATTTTTCCTGGCGAAAGGGCCAGACGTGCCCACCTACGTGGAATACGGTGCCGCTGACATCGGCATCGTAGGAAAAGACACGATCCTGGAAGAGGGCAGACGGATCTACGAGGTGCTGGATCTGGGCTTTGGCTGCTGCCGCATGTGCGTCTGCGGCCCGGCAGAGGCGGCAGAACTTCTCAAACACCATGAGCGCATCCGCGTAGCCACCAAATACCCGAAGATCGCCAAAGATTATTTTTATAACCGGAAGCATCAGACGGTGGAGATTATCAAGCTCAACGGTTCCATCGAGCTGGCGCCCATCGTGGGCCTTTCCGAGGTCATCGTAGATATCGTGGAGACCGGTTCCACTCTGCGGGAAAACGGCCTGGGTGTCCTGGAAGAGGTGTGCCCGCTGTCCGCGCGGATGGTGGTCAATCCGGTGAGCATGAAGATGGAAAATGAACGGATCTCGGAGCTCATCGGCAAACTGCGGGAGGTTGTGTGA
- a CDS encoding SDR family NAD(P)-dependent oxidoreductase, with product MTKNIAIVTGASSGMGREFVLQIAAKYGKLDEIWAIARREELLWQLQGEAALPVRILTMDLAQEESIKRLMALLATENPRIRILVNSAGCGRIGNFFGSSYEGVLSMINVNCKALTAVTYACLPYMPMGSRILMLASSAAFAPQPGFAVYAASKAYVLSFSRALRVECQEQGLTVTAVCPGPVDTEFFDHAGDNAKMSAVKKLTMAKPVPVVKRALFDAARGHELSVYGLPMKGSLVAAKLIPHHLLVPAMNKILNRRSRDSE from the coding sequence ATGACGAAAAATATCGCGATTGTCACAGGTGCCTCTTCCGGGATGGGAAGAGAATTCGTGCTGCAGATCGCAGCAAAATATGGAAAATTAGATGAGATCTGGGCCATTGCCAGAAGAGAAGAGCTGCTCTGGCAGCTCCAGGGAGAGGCTGCCCTTCCCGTGCGGATCCTGACCATGGATCTGGCTCAGGAGGAGAGCATCAAGCGTCTCATGGCTCTTCTTGCCACAGAGAATCCCAGGATCCGGATTCTGGTCAACAGCGCAGGCTGCGGCCGCATCGGCAATTTTTTCGGCAGCTCCTACGAGGGTGTGCTCTCCATGATCAATGTGAACTGTAAGGCACTGACGGCAGTGACCTACGCCTGCCTGCCTTACATGCCCATGGGCAGTCGGATCCTTATGCTGGCTTCCTCTGCAGCTTTTGCGCCCCAGCCGGGATTCGCGGTGTATGCAGCCAGCAAGGCGTATGTGCTCAGCTTTTCCCGGGCACTTCGGGTGGAATGTCAGGAGCAGGGGCTCACGGTGACGGCGGTTTGTCCCGGGCCAGTGGATACGGAATTCTTTGACCATGCCGGGGACAATGCCAAGATGTCTGCTGTGAAGAAGCTGACCATGGCCAAACCGGTGCCGGTGGTGAAGCGGGCGCTGTTTGATGCTGCCAGAGGACACGAGCTTTCGGTATACGGCCTGCCCATGAAGGGCTCGCTGGTGGCCGCCAAACTCATTCCCCATCATCTGCTGGTACCGGCCATGAACAAAATTCTGAATCGCCGTTCCAGAGACAGCGAATGA
- the hisD gene encoding histidinol dehydrogenase, whose amino-acid sequence MKIVELSSESRDRLLEDLLKRSPNSYGEFEGRVAAILADVKERRDAALFEYTKKFDGADISADNLVVTEEEIREAYETVDPSLVEIIRKALVNIRAYHEKQRRYSWFDSKPNGSMLGQKITPLRRVGVYVPGGKAVYPSSVLMNIVPAKVAGVEEIVMTTPPGKDGKVNPTTLVAAKEAGADVIYKVGGAQAIAALAYGTESIPKVDKIVGPGNIYVALAKKAVYGHVSIDSIAGPSEILIIADDTANPRYVAADLLSQAEHDEMASAILVTTSRRLAEEVSKEAEQFVAQLSRKEILQKSLDNYGYILIAETLDDAIDAANEIASEHLEIVTANAFEVMMKVRNAGAIFIGEYSSEPLGDYFAGPNHVLPTNGTAKFFSPLSVDDFIKKSSIIYYSKDALRPVHEDIIRFAEAEQLTAHANSIRVRFEKEEGTGNDAK is encoded by the coding sequence ATGAAAATTGTGGAACTGAGCAGCGAGTCCAGAGACCGTCTGCTGGAGGATCTGTTAAAACGCAGCCCCAACAGCTATGGCGAATTTGAGGGACGGGTAGCAGCGATCCTTGCGGATGTGAAGGAACGCCGGGATGCCGCTTTATTCGAATATACGAAGAAATTTGACGGTGCCGATATCAGCGCCGACAATCTGGTTGTCACAGAGGAGGAGATCAGAGAAGCCTATGAAACGGTGGATCCGTCTCTGGTGGAGATCATCCGTAAGGCGCTGGTGAATATCCGCGCCTATCATGAGAAGCAGCGCCGCTACAGCTGGTTTGACTCCAAGCCCAACGGCTCCATGCTGGGCCAGAAGATCACGCCGCTGCGCCGGGTGGGCGTCTATGTACCCGGCGGCAAGGCCGTTTATCCGTCTTCCGTGCTCATGAACATTGTTCCGGCCAAGGTGGCAGGGGTGGAGGAGATCGTTATGACCACACCGCCGGGAAAAGACGGTAAGGTAAACCCCACCACACTGGTGGCTGCCAAAGAGGCAGGCGCCGATGTGATCTACAAGGTGGGCGGCGCCCAGGCCATTGCCGCACTGGCTTACGGCACAGAGTCCATCCCCAAGGTTGACAAGATCGTGGGCCCGGGCAACATCTATGTGGCGCTGGCAAAGAAAGCTGTCTACGGCCACGTGAGCATCGACTCCATCGCCGGCCCCAGCGAGATCCTGATCATCGCCGACGACACGGCCAATCCCCGGTATGTGGCAGCGGATCTGCTGTCCCAGGCCGAGCACGATGAGATGGCCTCCGCCATTCTTGTCACCACCAGCCGCCGTCTGGCAGAGGAAGTGTCTAAAGAGGCAGAACAGTTCGTGGCACAGCTGTCCCGGAAGGAGATTTTACAGAAATCTCTGGACAATTACGGCTACATCCTCATCGCAGAGACGCTGGACGATGCCATTGACGCAGCCAATGAGATCGCTTCCGAGCATCTGGAGATCGTGACTGCCAACGCCTTTGAGGTGATGATGAAGGTGCGCAATGCGGGCGCTATCTTCATCGGAGAGTACAGCTCCGAGCCCCTGGGCGATTATTTCGCAGGCCCCAACCATGTGCTGCCCACCAACGGCACGGCCAAGTTCTTCTCCCCTCTGTCGGTGGACGATTTCATCAAGAAATCCAGCATCATTTACTATTCCAAAGACGCCCTGCGCCCGGTACATGAGGATATCATCCGTTTCGCCGAGGCAGAGCAGCTGACCGCGCATGCCAACTCCATCCGCGTGCGTTTTGAGAAAGAAGAGGGCACCGGAAATGATGCAAAATAA
- the hisZ gene encoding ATP phosphoribosyltransferase regulatory subunit — MNQRLLHTPDGVRDIYSLECEKKNVLEQRLHQRLKTYGYHDIQTPSFEYFDVFSQEVGTIPSRELFKFFDREGDTLVLRPDFTPSIARSAAKYYMDETRPIRMCYMGNTFVNNSSYQGRLKESTQLGAELLGDASPEADAEMIAMVIELLLDAGLKEFQVSIGQIDFFKGFLLAAGLDEEQEFTLRELISNKNNFGIEEFLDDIRMPKTCREAFIRMPQLFGNAEVLKEARRLADNSRSIGAIERLEAVYHALKLYDLTDYISFDLGLVSKYKYYTGVIFQAYTYGTGEPIVKGGRYDNLLARFGKDFAATGFAVVIDQLMSALSRQKIAIPVEADGRLVLYDASSRDAAIHLAVSMRKDGRPVELVRKTAGETAEDYRDFAAENGHGKIYDLTAEGVKEADV; from the coding sequence ATGAATCAGCGATTACTGCATACACCGGACGGTGTCAGGGACATTTACAGCCTGGAATGTGAAAAGAAAAATGTGTTGGAGCAGCGGCTCCATCAACGTCTGAAAACCTACGGCTATCATGATATCCAGACACCTTCTTTTGAATATTTTGACGTGTTCAGCCAGGAGGTGGGTACTATCCCGTCCCGAGAGCTGTTCAAATTCTTTGACCGGGAGGGCGACACGCTGGTGCTGCGCCCGGATTTTACTCCGTCCATCGCGCGTTCCGCCGCCAAGTATTATATGGATGAGACCCGGCCCATCCGCATGTGCTATATGGGCAACACCTTTGTGAACAATTCCAGCTATCAGGGCCGCTTAAAAGAGAGCACCCAGCTTGGCGCAGAACTGCTGGGAGATGCCAGTCCCGAGGCCGATGCGGAGATGATCGCCATGGTCATCGAGCTTCTGCTGGATGCGGGACTGAAGGAGTTCCAGGTGAGCATCGGGCAGATTGATTTCTTTAAGGGATTTCTGCTGGCCGCGGGGCTGGATGAAGAGCAGGAGTTTACCCTGCGGGAGCTCATTTCCAATAAAAATAATTTTGGCATTGAGGAGTTCCTGGACGATATCCGCATGCCCAAGACGTGCCGGGAGGCATTCATCCGCATGCCCCAGCTGTTCGGCAACGCGGAGGTGTTAAAGGAGGCCCGCCGTCTGGCGGACAATTCCCGTTCCATCGGTGCCATTGAGCGGCTGGAGGCGGTTTATCATGCATTGAAGCTGTATGACCTGACGGATTACATTTCCTTTGATCTGGGTCTGGTCAGCAAATATAAATATTACACCGGCGTGATTTTCCAGGCGTACACCTACGGCACTGGTGAGCCCATCGTCAAGGGCGGCCGCTACGACAACCTGCTGGCCCGGTTTGGCAAGGATTTTGCAGCCACCGGTTTTGCCGTTGTCATCGACCAGCTCATGAGCGCCCTGTCCCGGCAGAAGATCGCCATTCCGGTGGAAGCCGACGGCCGTCTGGTGCTCTATGATGCGTCCTCTCGGGATGCAGCCATCCATCTGGCCGTATCCATGCGAAAGGATGGCAGACCGGTGGAGCTGGTGCGCAAGACCGCCGGGGAGACTGCAGAGGATTACCGGGATTTCGCCGCAGAAAACGGCCACGGAAAAATTTATGACCTGACTGCAGAGGGGGTAAAGGAGGCTGACGTATGA
- a CDS encoding GTP pyrophosphokinase family protein, with the protein MEIQLWREILEPYELAVRELSLKFDHLMTEYREHGRYCPFLRVDGRVKSVSSILEKAQKKKIPFEMIEEEMEDIAGIRIICQFVEDIDKVAQIIEKRGDMQIKCVKDYLTNAKPSGYRSYHLIIYYTVETIDGPRKLQAEIQIRTMAMNFWATIEHSLQYKYRGNIPQYVRTRLSSAADAVQMMDKEMSSVRSEIIDAQNSSRLQANIVTEILNNIQNLYKVANKREIIKIQDEFYRIYSLKDVSQLERFSKELDIIAEGYRAQDVPAAP; encoded by the coding sequence ATGGAGATACAACTGTGGAGAGAAATTCTGGAGCCGTATGAGCTGGCTGTCAGAGAACTTTCACTGAAATTTGACCATCTGATGACGGAATACCGGGAGCACGGGCGCTATTGTCCGTTCCTGCGGGTGGATGGGCGGGTAAAATCCGTATCCAGTATTCTGGAAAAAGCACAGAAGAAAAAGATTCCCTTCGAGATGATCGAGGAGGAGATGGAGGATATCGCAGGCATCCGTATCATCTGTCAGTTTGTGGAGGATATCGACAAGGTGGCGCAGATCATTGAAAAACGCGGGGATATGCAGATCAAATGCGTCAAGGATTACCTGACCAACGCCAAGCCCAGCGGATATCGCAGCTATCACCTGATCATTTACTATACGGTGGAGACCATCGACGGTCCCAGAAAGCTCCAGGCGGAGATCCAGATCCGCACCATGGCCATGAACTTCTGGGCCACCATCGAGCATTCCTTACAGTATAAGTACCGGGGCAACATTCCCCAGTATGTGCGCACCCGTCTGAGCAGCGCCGCGGACGCCGTGCAGATGATGGACAAGGAGATGTCTTCGGTGCGCAGTGAGATCATTGACGCACAGAATTCCTCCCGGCTGCAGGCCAACATTGTCACGGAGATCCTGAACAATATTCAGAATCTGTATAAGGTGGCCAACAAGCGGGAGATCATCAAAATACAGGACGAGTTTTACCGGATCTATTCTCTGAAGGATGTGAGCCAGCTGGAGCGGTTCAGCAAGGAGCTGGACATCATCGCCGAGGGCTACCGGGCACAGGACGTGCCTGCGGCCCCGTAG